One region of Duncaniella freteri genomic DNA includes:
- a CDS encoding MlaD family protein, with protein sequence MNKLFSREIIIGASVLIALLALVFGINYLKGVNIFKAANYYYASYTNVAGLAQSAPVTLNGYKVGLVRDIAYEYDNPGHVKVEISLDRQLLLPEGTSAVIVTDMLGTSTIELRMGTSPNLLEVGSKISGVVGSGLMDKVSTELMPSIIQIAPHIDSLVVALTAVAADPALVNSVRRLDAIMANLEATTTQLNRTVPALLKNANSTMANVSDISANISQVSSALAVLSDDLKRMPLDSTLRNINSITANLDEATSKLNSTNSSLGLLLNDPGLYHNLNNSAAHVDSILIDLKKQPKRYIPSIKIF encoded by the coding sequence ATGAATAAGCTATTCTCTCGTGAAATCATAATAGGAGCCTCAGTGCTCATCGCCCTGCTCGCACTCGTGTTTGGCATAAACTACCTCAAAGGGGTCAACATATTCAAGGCTGCAAATTATTATTATGCCTCATACACCAATGTTGCAGGACTTGCACAATCCGCCCCGGTAACACTTAACGGCTATAAAGTAGGTCTGGTGCGTGACATAGCATATGAATATGACAACCCTGGACACGTAAAGGTCGAAATAAGTCTCGACCGCCAGCTACTGCTCCCCGAAGGGACAAGCGCAGTAATTGTGACAGACATGCTCGGGACATCAACCATCGAACTCAGGATGGGCACCTCCCCCAACCTACTAGAAGTAGGCTCAAAAATATCAGGCGTAGTAGGGTCCGGACTTATGGATAAAGTATCCACCGAACTCATGCCATCAATAATTCAGATCGCTCCACACATCGACTCTCTTGTAGTGGCACTGACTGCTGTCGCTGCCGATCCGGCTCTCGTGAACTCTGTGAGACGTCTCGATGCAATAATGGCAAACCTTGAAGCAACCACTACACAGCTCAACCGTACTGTGCCTGCTCTCCTGAAAAACGCCAATTCCACTATGGCGAACGTAAGCGATATTTCCGCAAACATCTCGCAAGTATCAAGCGCGCTCGCAGTTCTTTCGGATGATCTGAAACGCATGCCGCTTGACTCGACTCTACGCAACATCAACAGCATCACAGCCAATCTTGATGAGGCTACCTCAAAACTCAATTCAACTAACTCCTCACTCGGTCTTCTGCTCAACGACCCGGGGTTATATCACAATCTCAACAACTCGGCGGCACATGTCGACAGCATTCTTATCGACCTTAAGAAACAGCCCAAACGATATATCCCGAGCATAAAGATATTCTAA
- a CDS encoding N-acetylmuramoyl-L-alanine amidase, whose protein sequence is MHRILNTIVYILLLLSIAPIAEAKDFVIVIDPGHGGKDAGALGMRTNEKSINLNVALKLKRMLERDMDDVKVLMTRDSDRFIPLQKRADFANRKHADIFISIHANSISSKSPAHRRINGAAVYTLGLDRSDTNLSVAMRENEVMKLESDYSTTYEGFDPSSTESYIAFEMMQHKNMDQSIALAEAVQNQLVRTAGRKNNGVRQAPFWVLVRTSMPSILVELDFICNPAMESFMASENGSTKLAKAICNGVKRYHSYSSHPSSDTPRNEKKRTAEEKPEITDSLEEQILDTPDTKTKDTDGKIIYKIQFLTSPRVLRSGDKRLKGLKPVEHYNDRGTVKYTYGSYQSMSEANAQLKTVKKKFPDAFVIKTCNGKRIK, encoded by the coding sequence ATGCATCGCATTTTAAATACAATAGTATACATACTCCTCCTGCTCAGCATCGCTCCGATAGCAGAGGCTAAAGACTTTGTAATAGTCATAGACCCCGGACACGGAGGCAAAGATGCCGGAGCATTGGGAATGCGCACAAATGAAAAGAGCATCAACCTCAATGTGGCACTTAAACTCAAGCGAATGCTTGAAAGAGACATGGACGATGTCAAAGTGCTTATGACCCGCGACAGCGACCGGTTCATACCGCTCCAGAAAAGAGCCGACTTTGCCAACCGCAAGCATGCCGACATATTCATATCCATCCACGCTAACTCCATTTCCTCGAAATCACCTGCACATCGACGCATCAACGGTGCCGCAGTCTATACCCTCGGTCTTGACCGCAGCGACACCAATCTTAGCGTCGCCATGCGAGAGAACGAAGTTATGAAGCTTGAGTCCGACTATTCAACCACCTATGAAGGCTTTGATCCGTCATCCACTGAAAGCTACATAGCCTTCGAGATGATGCAGCACAAAAATATGGACCAGAGCATCGCCCTTGCCGAAGCCGTGCAGAACCAGCTTGTCAGGACTGCCGGACGAAAAAACAACGGCGTGCGGCAAGCCCCTTTTTGGGTACTTGTGCGCACAAGCATGCCATCCATCCTTGTCGAACTCGACTTCATATGCAATCCTGCCATGGAATCATTCATGGCATCGGAAAACGGAAGCACCAAACTCGCTAAAGCCATATGCAACGGCGTAAAACGTTATCATAGCTATTCCTCACACCCCTCTTCAGACACCCCTCGAAATGAGAAAAAAAGAACTGCCGAAGAGAAACCCGAAATAACTGACAGCCTGGAAGAACAGATCCTCGATACGCCTGACACCAAAACCAAAGACACTGATGGGAAAATTATATATAAAATACAATTCCTCACATCACCCCGTGTCCTCCGGTCAGGCGACAAACGTCTTAAAGGGCTTAAACCGGTAGAACACTACAACGACAGAGGTACCGTAAAATACACCTACGGTTCATATCAGTCCATGTCGGAAGCAAACGCCCAACTTAAAACAGTAAAAAAGAAATTCCCTGATGCATTTGTCATCAAAACATGTAACGGCAAACGCATCAAATAA
- a CDS encoding DUF1015 domain-containing protein has protein sequence MAKVKPFRGVRPPRDLVTQVASRPYDVLNSEEARSEAEGNPRSLYHIIKPEIDFAPGTDEHDPKVYDKAVENFNAFQQNGWLVQDDNEHYYIYAQTMNGRTQYGIVIAANVADYMEGRIKKHELTRRDKEEDRMKHVRINNANVEPVFFAFPDNTVLQQVIDEVTKNEPEYDFTAPDGFGHHFWVIDTPEMIATVTSEFERIPYLYIADGHHRSAAAALVGHEKAQNNPAHKGDEEYNYFLAVAFPASHLNIIDYNRVVRDLNGLTPEEFLARIAENFTVEDKGTDEYRPEALHNFSLYLGGRWYSLTAKPGTYNDNDPIGILDVTISSDLILRDILGITDLRSDKRIDFVGGIRGLGELKHRVDSGEMAMALALYPVSMKQLMDIADSGNIMPPKTTWFEPKLRSGLVIHKLD, from the coding sequence ATGGCAAAAGTCAAACCGTTCCGCGGCGTACGCCCGCCACGCGACCTTGTCACACAGGTAGCCTCGCGCCCCTATGACGTTCTCAACTCAGAAGAAGCACGCAGCGAAGCCGAAGGCAACCCGCGCTCACTCTACCACATCATCAAGCCTGAGATCGACTTTGCCCCGGGCACCGATGAGCACGATCCCAAGGTGTACGACAAAGCTGTAGAAAACTTCAACGCATTCCAGCAAAACGGATGGCTCGTGCAGGACGACAACGAGCACTACTACATATATGCACAGACCATGAACGGCCGCACCCAATACGGCATAGTGATCGCTGCAAATGTAGCCGACTACATGGAAGGACGCATCAAGAAGCATGAGCTCACACGTCGCGACAAAGAAGAGGACCGCATGAAGCATGTCCGCATCAACAATGCCAACGTTGAGCCGGTATTCTTTGCGTTCCCCGACAACACTGTGCTTCAGCAGGTAATCGACGAAGTAACCAAGAACGAACCCGAATACGACTTCACTGCCCCCGACGGCTTCGGCCACCATTTCTGGGTGATCGATACCCCTGAAATGATAGCAACCGTGACAAGCGAGTTCGAACGCATCCCCTATCTTTACATCGCCGACGGACACCACCGCTCAGCTGCTGCCGCACTCGTCGGACACGAGAAGGCCCAGAACAATCCCGCACATAAAGGTGACGAGGAGTACAACTATTTCCTTGCCGTGGCATTCCCCGCATCCCATCTCAACATCATCGACTACAATCGTGTGGTGCGTGATCTCAACGGTCTCACTCCCGAGGAATTCCTCGCACGCATAGCCGAAAACTTCACTGTTGAGGATAAGGGTACAGATGAATACCGTCCCGAAGCCCTACACAACTTCTCGCTTTATCTCGGAGGCCGCTGGTACTCTCTCACCGCCAAGCCCGGCACCTACAACGACAACGATCCCATCGGCATTCTTGACGTGACAATCTCAAGCGACTTGATACTCCGCGACATACTCGGCATCACCGACCTGCGTTCCGACAAGCGTATCGACTTCGTTGGCGGAATCCGCGGTCTCGGCGAACTCAAGCACCGTGTGGATTCCGGGGAGATGGCTATGGCACTTGCTCTCTACCCCGTATCCATGAAGCAACTTATGGATATTGCGGATTCAGGCAATATAATGCCTCCCAAGACCACATGGTTCGAGCCCAAACTCCGTTCCGGTCTCGTAATTCACAAGCTTGACTAA
- a CDS encoding adenylosuccinate synthase: protein MKVDVLLGLQWGDEGKGKVVDVLTPRYDVVARFQGGPNAGHTLEFEGKKYVLRSIPSGIFQHGQINIIGNGVVLDPVLFKQEAEELEKSGVELRSILRISKKVHLIAPTHRLLDAANEKAKGGKKIGTTGKGIGPTYTDKISRNGLRLGDVFHNFDEKYNAQREMHLSRLKSLDATPDPELLASLEDTWMDAIEYLKGFDIVDSEFLINSLLKEGKSVLCEGAQGTLLDVDFGSYPFVTSSNTICSGACSGLGVAPNRIGEVFGIFKAYCTRVGSGPFPTELFDATGQRIRDLGHEYGAVTGRERRCGWIDLVALKYAIMINGVTQLIMMKSDVLDGFDEIKACTAYKIGGNLTTQFPYSIEEDIEPVYTTLPGWKTDMTGMQSEEEFPTQFKDYIEFLEKELETPITIVSIGPDRKQTIERKK from the coding sequence ATGAAAGTAGACGTGCTACTCGGGCTCCAATGGGGCGACGAAGGAAAAGGCAAAGTAGTTGACGTGCTCACCCCGCGTTACGATGTCGTAGCAAGATTTCAGGGTGGTCCAAACGCCGGTCACACCCTCGAATTTGAAGGCAAGAAATATGTGCTCCGCTCCATTCCATCAGGCATATTCCAGCATGGACAGATCAATATTATAGGCAATGGTGTGGTGCTTGATCCGGTATTGTTCAAACAGGAAGCGGAAGAACTCGAAAAGAGCGGCGTAGAGTTACGTTCCATCCTGCGCATCTCCAAGAAAGTCCACCTTATCGCCCCTACCCACCGGCTCCTCGACGCTGCCAATGAAAAGGCTAAAGGCGGCAAAAAGATTGGCACGACAGGCAAAGGAATCGGACCGACATATACCGACAAGATCTCCCGCAACGGCCTGCGCCTCGGCGATGTGTTCCACAACTTCGACGAGAAATACAACGCCCAGCGCGAAATGCACCTCTCACGCCTCAAATCCCTTGACGCCACTCCCGACCCAGAACTCCTTGCTTCGCTTGAAGACACTTGGATGGATGCTATCGAATACCTCAAAGGCTTTGATATCGTCGATTCGGAATTCCTTATCAATTCATTGCTCAAGGAAGGGAAAAGCGTGCTGTGCGAAGGAGCTCAGGGCACACTGCTTGACGTCGACTTCGGTTCCTACCCCTTCGTGACCTCATCCAACACTATATGCTCCGGAGCATGTTCCGGACTGGGGGTCGCACCTAACAGGATCGGAGAAGTTTTCGGAATCTTCAAAGCCTACTGCACACGCGTAGGAAGCGGACCATTCCCCACCGAACTCTTCGATGCCACAGGCCAGCGCATCCGCGACCTCGGTCACGAGTATGGAGCTGTCACCGGTCGCGAGCGTCGCTGCGGATGGATCGACCTCGTAGCACTCAAATACGCCATCATGATCAACGGTGTCACACAGCTCATAATGATGAAAAGCGACGTGCTCGACGGATTTGACGAAATCAAGGCATGCACAGCCTACAAGATCGGCGGCAATCTTACCACACAGTTCCCCTACTCAATTGAAGAGGACATCGAACCGGTCTACACTACCCTGCCCGGATGGAAGACTGACATGACAGGAATGCAGAGCGAAGAGGAATTCCCTACCCAGTTCAAAGACTACATCGAATTCCTTGAAAAAGAGCTTGAGACTCCTATCACCATAGTCTCAATAGGACCCGACCGAAAGCAGACCATCGAAAGAAAGAAATAA